Proteins encoded within one genomic window of Lynx canadensis isolate LIC74 chromosome B4, mLynCan4.pri.v2, whole genome shotgun sequence:
- the LOC115518413 gene encoding malignant T-cell-amplified sequence 1, which translates to MFKKFDEKENVSNCIQLKTSVIKGIKNQLIEQFPGIEPWLNQILPKKDPVKIVRCHEHIEILTVNGELLFFRQREGPFYPTLRLLHKYPFILPHQQVDKGAIKFVLSGANIMCPGLTSPGAKLYPAAVDTVVAIMAEGKQHALCVGVMKMSAEDIEKVNKGIGIENIHYLNDGLWHMKTYK; encoded by the coding sequence ATGTTCAAGAAATTTGACGAGAAAGAAAATGTGTCGAACTGCATCCAGTTGAAAACCTCCGTTATTAAGGGCATTAAGAACCAGTTGATAGAGCAATTTCCAGGTATTGAACCATGGCTTAATCAGATCTTGCCTAAGAAAGATCCGGTCAAAATAGTGCGATGCCACGAACACATAGAGATCCTTACGGTAAACGGAGAGTTACTGTTCTTTAGACAAAGAGAAGGCCCTTTTTATCCGACCCTGAGGCTACTGCACAAATACCCTTTCATCCTGCCGCACCAGCAGGTCGATAAAGGAGCCATCAAGTTTGTACTCAGTGGAGCCAATATCATGTGTCCAGGCTTAACCTCTCCGGGAGCTAAGCTCTACCCGGCCGCGGTAGACACGGTTGTGGCAATCATGGCCGAGGGGAAGCAGCATGCGCTGTGTGTCGGGGTCATGAAGATGTCCGCAGAGGATATTGAGAAAGTCAACAAAGGCATCGGCATCGAGAACATCCATTACCTAAACGACGGGCTGTGGCACATGAAGACCTACAAATGA